The Antedon mediterranea chromosome 7, ecAntMedi1.1, whole genome shotgun sequence genome has a segment encoding these proteins:
- the LOC140053889 gene encoding unconventional myosin-VI-like → MFDENRKVWVPHLDDGFQLGKIVDIGTDTITVEPFKTPKKHVSAPYDRVFPAEEDDSKTVQDNCALMYLNEATLLNNLRLRYAKNEIYTYVANILIAVNPYKEMKGLYSTDVIKKYMGKSLGVLPPHVFAIADKAFREMLVLRQSQSIVVSGESGAGKTESTKYILRYLTESHGQSAGVIEQQILAANPLLEAFGNAKTVRNNNSSRFGKFIEIHFSNKHQVVGGHVSHYLLEKPRVCWQSPGERNYHIFYYLCAAASTQLRNAYKIKTPDDYQYMKEGTTQYFLSKETESKISETSKSKQQKSKGSLHDIVMDDLIGFQRVEQAMKKCKISDNEKNDIFRITCGVLHLGNIQFESSDGTQGGCCVSPNSQDAVAMTAKLFGLEKDELCECLVTRVMQAAKGGGKGTIIKVPLKAEQASNARNGLAKYIYDRLFTYIVKRVNDSFPFQSSAHFIGVLDIAGFEYFALNSFEQFCINYCNEKLQQFFNLRVLKEEQELYEKEGLGVNAVTFTDNQDCIDLIESKMGILELLDEESKLPRASPNNFTHTVHQKHSSHFRLAIPRKSKLTAHRNVRDDEGFLIRHFAGAVCYQTAEFIEKNNDALHSSLQMLLNESQDPFSKQLFPKADNKTKSIQKLAFDSVGNKFKVQLNTLMEKLRGTGSSFVRCIKPNNKLVDNLFEGTQILSQLQCAGMVSVLNLMQGGFPSRASFHDLYEMYKRYMPQNLLRLDPRLFCKALFHALGLSDQDYRFGVTKVFFRSGKFYEFDQMMKSDPENLRVLIKKVHRWLICARWKKAQWGTLMVLKLKNKILYRRRALLKMQSTIRMFLAVRRHRPRYRALRQVQTLYSEIVKMEDVAKQMKDDKVSKQVKSIRTSLDDLIRGIKTTVMKRQQMDKLYIDMANKVTKQLKELMSKKKAKEAEQIRLKKLQEEMEREKKKREEEERKRKAEEEEREKKKKEEAEAKKKKEEIEKRRKEEEAMNLKALREERKKLEEEKKKIFEEKKLLEDLRKKQEQERLDFEMAQRLSQESNSQVTVTEEVAQVREEVATAIPARTPLVQRSDKTYDLSKWKYAELRDTINTCNDVDLLSACREEFHRRLKVYQKWKSKNKKNTAEPEPTTARAPEAIQNASPPPPLPQKKKPGDKMAQRYFRVPFMRPSDKSGDPTLRKKGMWYAHFDGEFIARQMELHPDKVPVLLVAGKDDLQMCELSLLETGLTNKKNAEILEKEFEYEWDKHGGTNYLLIAINNKQARQTYATNKLQGK, encoded by the exons GTGCCCTTATGTACCTCAATGAGGCTACACTACTTAACAATCTTCGTCTACGATATGCAAAAAATGAAATCTAT ACTTACGTGGCAAACATCTTGATTGCTGTCAATCCTTATAAGGAGATGAAAGGACTTTATTCTACTGATGTCATCAAGAAATATATGGGAAAATCACTTGGTGTTCTACCCCCACATGTCTTTGCTATTG CTGACAAAGCATTTCGTGAAATGTTAGTTTTGCGTCAGAGTCAGTCAATAGTTGTTAGTGGTGAGTCTGGTGCTGGAAAGACTGAATCTACCAAGTATATACTAAG GTATCTAACTGAATCTCATGGTCAAAGTGCTGGTGTGATTGAGCAGCAGATTCTTGCAGCCAATCCTCTACTAGAAGCTTTTGGAAATGCCAAGACAGTTAGAAACAACAACAGCAGTCGATTTGGAAAGTTCATTGAAATACATTTTAGCAACAAG CATCAAGTTGTAGGTGGCCATGTTTCTCATTACTTGTTGGAAAAACCAAGAGTTTGTTGGCAGAGTCCGGGTGAAAGAAACTACCATATATTCTACTACCTTTGTGCAGCAGCATCAACTCAGTTAAGAAATGCTTACAAGATTAAGACCCCAGATGATTACCAG TATATGAAAGAAGGAACAACCCAGTATTTTCTGTCCAAAGAGACAGAAAGCAAAATCAGTGAAACAAGCAAAAGCAAGCAG CAAAAATCAAAAGGTAGTTTGCATGACATAGTGATGGATGATTTGATTGGTTTTCAACGTGTTGAACAAGCAATGAAAAAATGTAAGATTAGTGACAATGAGAAGAATGATATATTCCGCATTACTTGCGGCGTTCTTCATCTTGGAAACATCCAATTTGAGTCCTCTGATGGCACACaag GTGGATGCTGTGTTTCGCCAAATTCCCAAGATGCAGTTGCCATGACAGCCAAACTGTTTGGTTTAGAGAAGGATGAACTTTGTGAATGTTTAGTGACAAGAGTAATGCAGGCTGCTAAAGGAGGCGGGAAAGGCACCATCATCAA gGTTCCATTAAAAGCTGAGCAGGCTTCAAACGCACGGAATGGCTTAGCAAAGTACATCTATGATCGTCTGTTTACATACATTGTGAAACGTGTCAATGACAGCTTTCCGTTCCAATCTTCGGCTCATTTCATTGGTGTATTGGACATTGCAGGATTTGAATACTTTGCCCTCAACAGTTTTGAACAGTTTTGTATCAACTATTGTAATGAAAAACTTCAACAGTTCTTTAATCTTAGAGTCCTAAAAGAG GAGCAAGAATTGTATGAGAAAGAAGGTCTTGGTGTAAATGCTGTCACATTTACCGACAACCAAGATTGTATAG atttGATTGAAAGTAAAATGGGTATTCTAGAACTACTGGATGAAGAAAGCAAACTTCCGCGAGCTAGTCCTAATAACTTTACGCACACAGTCCACCAGAAACACAGCTCACATTTCAGATTAGCT ATTCCAAGGAAATCCAAACTGACTGCGCACCGTAATGTACGTGATGACGAGGGATTTCTTATACGTCACTTTGCTGGTGCTGTCTGCTACCAAACG gctgaATTCATTGAAAAGAATAATGACGCTTTGCATTCATCACTTCAAATGTTGCTAAATGAGAGTCAAGATCCGTTTAGTAAACAATTGTTTCCAAAAGCTGACAACAAGACTAAATCAATCCAAAAACTTGCTTTCGATAGTGTTGGAAACAAGTTCAAG GTTCAACTGAACACATTGATGGAGAAACTGAGAGGTACTGGATCATCATTTGTGAGATGTATCAAGCCAAATAACAAGCTGGTTGACAACCTCTTTGAAGGCACTCAGATCCTTAGTCAACTTCAATGTGCTG gGATGGTTTCTGTGTTGAATCTGATGCAAGGTGGTTTCCCATCAAGAGCTTCATTTCATGATCTTTATGAAATGTACAAACGTTACATGCCTCAGAATTTGCTGAGACTTGATCCAAGATTGTTTTGTAAG GCTTTGTTCCATGCATTGGGCCTTAGTGACCAAGACTATCGCTTTGGTGTCACTAAAGTATTTTTCCGTTCTGGTAAATTCTATGAATTTGACCAGATGATGAAATCTGATCCTGAAAACCTGCGTGTGTTAATCAAGAAGGTACATCGATGGTTGATCTGTGCACGTTGGAAGAAAGCTCAGTGGGGAACTTTAATGGTCTTAAAAT TAAAAAACAAGATTTTGTATCGGCGAAGAGCTCTGCTAAAGATGCAGAGTACTATACGAATGTTCTTGGCAGTTCGACGTCATAGACCACGCTATAGGGCTTTACGTCAAGTACAAACACTATACTCGGAAATTGTTAAAATGGAAGATGTTG cTAAGCAAATGAAAGATGATAAAGTCTCAAAACAGGTTAAAAGCATTCGTACCTCACTTGATGATTTGATCAGAGGAATCAAG actACTGTTATGAAAAGACAACAGATGGACAAGTTGTATATAGATATGGCAAACAAAGTGACCAAGCAACTTAAGGAGTTAATGTCAAAGAAAAAAGCAAAAGAAGCGGAACAGATTCGTCTTAAAAAACTACAAGAAGAAATGGAAAGAGAAAAGAAGAAAAGGGAAGAAGAAGAAAGGAAACGAAAAGCAGAAGAAGAAGAGAGAGAAAAGAAGAAGAAGGAAGAAGCAGAAGCTAAAAAGAA AAAAGAAGAAATAGAAAAGAGAAGGAAAGAAGAAGAGGCAATGAATTTGAAAGCACTCAGAGAGGAAAGAAAAAAGCtggaagaagaaaaaaagaaaatattcgAAGAGAAGAAGTTGCTGGAAGATCTTCGTAAAAA ACAAGAACAAGAGCGTCTTGATTTCGAAATGGCGCAGCGACTTTCACAAGAGAGTAATTCCCAGGTTACAGTTACTGAAGAAGTTGCTCAAGTCAG AGAAGAGGTTGCGACTGCAATCCCTGCTCGTACTCCTCTTGTGCAACGGTCAGACAAAACATATGATCTCTCTAAATGGAAGTATGCAGAGTTGCGGGATACTATCAACACATGTAATG ATGTAGATTTGTTGAGCGCATGTCGAGAGGAATTTCATCGTCGTTTGAAAGTGTACCAGAAATGGAAGTcaaagaacaagaaaaacacTGCTGAACCGGAGCCAACTACAGCACGTGCTCCCGAAGCAATCCAAAATG CTTCTCCACCACCGCCGTTACCACAAAAGAAAAAACCAGGAGACAAAATGGCGCAGCGCTACTTCCGGGTTCCATTTATGAGACCCAGTGACAAGAGCGGTGATCCCACCCTCCGAAAGAAAGGGATGTGGTATGCTCATTTTGATGGAGAATTTATTGCAAGACAAATGGAATTACATCCTGACAAAGTTCCTGTATTGCTTGTTGCAG GGAAAGACGACCTACAGATGTGTGAGCTGAGCTTATTGGAAACTGGTCTGACTAACAAGAAAAATGCTgagattttagaaaaagaattTGAATATGAATGGGATAAACATGGGGGCACTAACTATCTATTAATAGCAATCAACAATAAACAAGCTAGGCAAACATACGCTACTAATAAACTCCAAGGAAAATAA